The Schistocerca gregaria isolate iqSchGreg1 chromosome 4, iqSchGreg1.2, whole genome shotgun sequence genome contains a region encoding:
- the LOC126267065 gene encoding synaptic vesicle membrane protein VAT-1 homolog: MYCASILRSMTDSSPLHFTAPHVKRPSDSERVVPSLTLIGHGDIDRIKVTNAPLPEAPSADEVEVDIYYCGMNFTDNYLRLGLIRNTHFPVIMGSECAGIITRVGANVTDFKVGHRVLCLRMHGGLFRHIVHVKQRNCFLIPDPITLLDAVGIGLYFLMAHLCLFDIGHLRKGQVVFMESIAGGVGTAVCQLARTVPLVTVMGTASQIKHANVSQLGTHRVFLHQENYEDVIATRCPRGVDIIINSSGGSYTEKYSKLLRPCGKLINIGSNNTAIYPESSIWGFLKPKWDTTYIPTAELISRNYSVAGINIGSLLQSDQDRLRRVLADIFSLHIKRRIRSHVDVVLPFERFEDGFRQLCTRSNCGKIVLRVKMEPEPPTAVVTHVSLDDLAAHKIGETSNNSSCANGKHEDGTKAPEAS; encoded by the exons AAACGTCCGTCCGATTCAGAACGTGTGGTTCCATCTCTGACGTTAATTGGACATGGAGATATTGATAGAATAAAG GTGACAAATGCTCCCCTCCCGGAAGCCCCCAGTGCAGACGAGGTTGAGGTGGACATCTACTACTGCGGGATGAATTTCACCGATAATTACTTGCGCCTTGGTCTCATAAGGAACACTCACTTCCCAGTCATCATGGGGAGTGAATGCGCTGGAATCATTACACGCGTTGGGGCTAACGTAACTGATTTCAAG GTTGGACACAGAGTGCTATGTTTGCGGATGCATGGCGGTCTCTTCCGCCACATAGTCCACGTTAAACAGAGAAACTGCTTCCTCATACCGGACCCAATCACGTTGCTAGATGCTGTCGGGATTGGTCTCTACTTCTTGATGGCCCATCTGTGTTTATTTGACATTGGTCATCTCCGAAAGGGGCAAGTTGTTTTTATGGAATCCATTGCAG GTGGCGTCGGCACAGCAGTATGCCAGCTTGCACGGACCGTACCTCTTGTGACCGTCATGGGAACCGCCTCTCAAATAAAGCACGCAAACGTGTCACAACTCGGGACGCACCGCGTTTTTCTACACCAAGAGAACTATGAAGATGTGATCGCGACCCGGTGTCCTCGTGGTGTGGATATCATAATTAATAGCAGCGGTGGAAGTTACACAGAAAAATACTCCAAACTTCTCAGACCATGCGGGAAATTGATCAATATTG GTTCAAATAACACAGCTATATATCCTGAATCATCAATTTGGGGCTTCCTGAAACCGAAATGGGATACCACGTACATACCTACAGCAGAGCTTATCAGTCGTAACTACAGTGTAGCAGGCATCAACATCGGAAGTTTGCTGCAGTCTGATCAAGATCGCCTAAGACGTGTGCTTGCAGATATATTTAGTCTCCACATCAAGAGGAGGATACGTTCTCACGTCGACGTAGTATTACCTTTCGAAAGA TTCGAAGATGGTTTTAGGCAGTTGTGTACAAGGAGCAATTGCGGAAAGATAGTATTAAGAGTAAAGATGGAGCCTGAACCACCCACTGCAGTGGTCACGCATGTAAGTCTGGATGATCTAGCTGCGCATAAAATAGGAGAAACTTCTAACAATAGTAGCTGTGCTAATGGCAAACACGAAGACGGTACCAAAGCACCTGAAGCAAGCTGA